The following are encoded together in the Salmonella enterica subsp. enterica serovar Choleraesuis genome:
- a CDS encoding pseudouridine synthase: MQPNLSTRLNKYICESGICSRRDADRFIEQGHVFINGKRASLGDRVEAGDVVKVNGRLIEARQEDDMVLIALNKPVGIVSTTEGGEKDNIVDFVNHSSRVFPIGRLDKDSQGLIFLTNHGDLVNKILRAGNDHEKEYLVTVNKPVTDDFIRGMSSGVPILGTVTKKCKVKKEAPFVFRITLVQGLNRQIRRMCEYFGFEVTKLERTRIMNVSLKGLPPGEWRDLTDDELIELFKLIENSSSEAKPAKAKAKPKAAATATKKPASSGGARNMAKTPAELANRKRFTSPGRKKKGR, encoded by the coding sequence ATGCAGCCCAACTTATCAACCCGATTAAATAAATATATCTGCGAAAGCGGAATCTGCTCCCGTCGCGATGCCGACCGATTTATCGAGCAGGGACACGTTTTTATTAATGGTAAACGTGCCTCATTAGGCGATCGGGTAGAAGCTGGCGATGTGGTCAAAGTGAATGGCCGGCTCATCGAAGCGCGCCAGGAAGACGATATGGTATTAATCGCGCTTAACAAGCCGGTTGGGATCGTCAGTACTACCGAAGGCGGAGAGAAAGATAATATCGTCGATTTCGTTAACCACAGCAGCCGGGTGTTTCCTATCGGCCGGTTGGATAAAGACTCTCAAGGTCTTATCTTCCTCACCAACCACGGTGATTTGGTAAACAAGATCCTGCGGGCGGGTAACGACCACGAAAAAGAGTATCTGGTTACGGTGAATAAGCCGGTGACCGATGACTTTATCCGCGGGATGAGCTCGGGGGTGCCAATCCTCGGTACCGTCACCAAAAAGTGCAAAGTTAAAAAAGAAGCGCCGTTTGTGTTCCGCATCACCCTGGTGCAGGGCCTTAACCGCCAAATTCGCCGGATGTGTGAATACTTCGGTTTTGAAGTGACCAAACTCGAACGCACGCGGATTATGAATGTGAGCCTGAAGGGGCTGCCGCCAGGCGAGTGGCGCGATCTGACCGATGATGAGTTAATCGAATTGTTTAAACTGATTGAGAATTCATCTTCCGAAGCTAAACCGGCAAAAGCCAAAGCTAAGCCGAAAGCGGCGGCGACTGCCACGAAAAAGCCGGCATCCAGCGGCGGTGCGCGCAATATGGCAAAAACCCCGGCAGAGCTGGCAAACCGCAAGCGGTTTACTTCGCCAGGCCGTAAGAAAAAAGGGCGCTAA
- the arsB gene encoding arsenical pump membrane protein has translation MLLAGAIFVLTIVLVIWQPKGLGIGWSATLGAVLALISGVVHFGDIPVVWNIVWNATATFIAVIIISLLLDESGFFEWAALHVSRWGNGRGRLLFTYIVLLGAAVAALFANDGAALILTPIVIAMLLALGFSKGTTLAFVMAAGFIADTASLPLIVSNLVNIVSADFFGLGFTEYASVMVPVDIAAIIATLVMLHLFFRKDIPPTYDLALLKAPAKAIKDLATFRTGWIVLVLLLVGFFILEPLGIPVSAIAAVGAVILFAVAKRGHAINTGKVLRGAPWQIVIFSLGMYLVVYGLRNAGLTEYLSGVLNVLADKGLWAATFGTGFLTAFLSSIMNNMPTVLVGALSIDGSTATGVIKEAMIYANVIGCDLGPKITPIGSLATLLWLHVLSQKNMTITWGYYFRTGIVMTLPVLFVTLAALALRLSLTL, from the coding sequence ATGTTATTGGCAGGCGCTATTTTTGTCCTGACCATCGTTTTGGTTATCTGGCAGCCGAAGGGATTAGGGATCGGCTGGAGTGCGACGCTGGGCGCAGTGCTGGCATTGATCTCTGGCGTTGTCCATTTTGGTGATATCCCTGTTGTGTGGAATATCGTCTGGAATGCGACGGCGACCTTTATTGCCGTGATTATTATCAGCCTGTTACTCGATGAATCCGGCTTTTTCGAATGGGCGGCGCTGCACGTTTCACGTTGGGGCAATGGTCGCGGGCGTTTGCTGTTTACCTACATTGTTCTACTCGGTGCAGCGGTGGCGGCACTGTTTGCCAACGATGGTGCAGCATTGATTCTGACTCCAATTGTCATCGCCATGCTGCTTGCATTAGGTTTCAGTAAAGGTACTACGCTGGCATTTGTCATGGCCGCCGGGTTTATTGCCGATACGGCCAGTTTGCCGCTAATTGTGTCCAACCTGGTTAACATCGTTTCTGCAGACTTCTTTGGGCTGGGTTTTACTGAGTATGCGTCGGTAATGGTGCCGGTGGATATTGCCGCTATTATTGCCACGCTGGTGATGCTGCATCTGTTCTTCCGCAAAGATATTCCGCCGACTTACGACCTGGCTCTCCTGAAAGCACCGGCAAAAGCGATTAAAGATCTGGCAACCTTCAGAACCGGCTGGATTGTTTTAGTTCTTCTGCTGGTTGGGTTCTTCATTCTTGAGCCGCTCGGGATTCCCGTTAGCGCGATTGCGGCTGTTGGGGCTGTCATTCTGTTTGCGGTGGCTAAGCGAGGCCATGCCATTAACACTGGCAAAGTGCTGCGCGGTGCGCCATGGCAGATAGTCATCTTCTCTCTGGGAATGTATCTGGTGGTCTATGGGCTGCGTAACGCCGGACTAACAGAATACCTCTCCGGTGTACTGAACGTGCTGGCAGATAAAGGACTTTGGGCCGCGACCTTTGGTACCGGCTTCCTGACGGCTTTCCTGTCTTCCATCATGAACAATATGCCTACCGTTCTGGTTGGCGCGCTCTCTATTGATGGCAGCACCGCAACAGGCGTTATCAAAGAGGCGATGATTTATGCCAACGTGATTGGCTGCGATCTGGGACCGAAAATTACACCCATTGGCAGCCTGGCAACGCTGCTCTGGCTGCATGTCCTTTCACAGAAGAATATGACCATCACCTGGGGATACTATTTCCGCACCGGGATCGTCATGACCCTGCCTGTGCTATTTGTAACGCTGGCCGCGCTGGCGCTACGTCTCTCTTTAACTTTGTAA
- the arsR gene encoding transcriptional regulator: protein MTLTSLQLFKNLSDETRLGIVLLLREMGELCVCDLCTALEQSQPKISRHLAMLRESGLLLDRKQGKWVHYRLSPHIPSWAAQVIEQAWLSQQDDVQAIARKLASANCSGSGKAVCI, encoded by the coding sequence ATGACACTAACTTCCCTACAACTCTTCAAAAACCTCTCCGATGAAACCCGCCTGGGCATCGTGTTGTTGCTCAGAGAGATGGGTGAACTGTGCGTGTGTGACCTTTGCACTGCTCTGGAACAGTCACAGCCCAAGATCTCCCGCCATCTGGCAATGCTTCGGGAAAGTGGCCTATTGCTGGATCGCAAGCAGGGGAAATGGGTTCATTACCGCTTATCTCCGCATATTCCTTCCTGGGCTGCTCAGGTGATTGAGCAGGCCTGGTTAAGCCAACAGGACGACGTACAGGCCATCGCCCGTAAGCTGGCATCAGCCAACTGCTCTGGCAGCGGTAAGGCTGTTTGTATCTAA
- a CDS encoding arsenate reductase, with amino-acid sequence MSNITIYHNPACGTSRNTLEMIRNSGTEPTVILYLETPPSRDDLVKLIADMGISVRALLRKNVEPYEELGLAEDKFTDDQLIDFMLQHPILINRPIVVTPLGTKLCRPSELVLDILPDAQKAAFTKEDGEKVIDNSGKRLK; translated from the coding sequence ATGAGCAATATCACCATTTATCACAACCCAGCCTGCGGCACGTCGCGTAATACGCTGGAAATGATCCGCAATAGCGGCACTGAACCGACCGTTATTCTTTACCTTGAGACTCCACCTTCACGCGATGATCTGGTCAAACTCATTGCGGATATGGGTATTTCCGTCCGTGCTTTGCTGCGTAAGAACGTCGAGCCGTATGAGGAACTGGGTCTTGCAGAAGATAAATTTACTGACGACCAGCTCATCGACTTTATGCTGCAACATCCGATTCTGATTAACCGTCCGATTGTCGTGACGCCACTGGGAACTAAACTTTGCCGTCCTTCGGAGCTGGTTCTGGATATCCTTCCAGATGCTCAGAAAGCGGCTTTCACCAAGGAAGATGGTGAAAAAGTCATTGATAACTCAGGTAAACGGCTGAAGTAA
- a CDS encoding transcriptional regulator: MDKLESMQVYVCVVDTRSFAKAAEVLGIPRSTVSRVVKTLEGYLGIQLLQRTTRKLSVTPDGQNYYAECKKLLADITNMESSFPGRAGEPKGRFKVGMPQSIARHCIIPRIETFLRRYPELELMLCSSDNIEDIIQEGYDCVIRTGRIEDSTTLVARPLANFTWRILASPAYIAAHGKPENLADLERHHAVGYLSHRTGRTVEWFFTLNDGDRAVRMNETLVVDDTDAYIQAGLQGLGLIRVASYLVEPYLQRGELVLCMDNYVFDLPLYLVYPQNRYLPASIRAFYDWSKAVLNQSDDGERIAD, from the coding sequence ATGGATAAGCTGGAGTCAATGCAGGTCTACGTATGTGTCGTTGACACACGTAGTTTCGCTAAAGCCGCAGAAGTGCTGGGAATACCGCGCTCAACGGTTTCGCGGGTGGTTAAAACTCTGGAAGGGTATCTTGGCATTCAGCTATTACAAAGAACCACCCGCAAACTTAGCGTGACGCCGGACGGACAAAACTACTACGCAGAGTGTAAAAAGCTGCTGGCGGACATTACGAACATGGAGTCATCATTCCCCGGCCGGGCGGGTGAGCCCAAAGGCCGTTTTAAGGTGGGCATGCCGCAGTCTATAGCCCGCCACTGCATTATTCCCAGGATAGAGACTTTCCTGCGTCGCTACCCTGAATTAGAGCTAATGCTTTGCTCGAGCGATAACATTGAAGACATTATTCAGGAAGGGTATGACTGCGTTATTCGTACAGGCAGGATTGAGGATTCCACTACGCTAGTCGCCCGTCCGCTGGCAAATTTTACCTGGAGGATTCTGGCATCGCCGGCCTATATTGCGGCTCATGGTAAACCCGAGAATTTGGCGGATCTTGAAAGGCATCATGCCGTTGGCTATCTAAGCCACCGCACCGGACGTACTGTTGAATGGTTTTTTACTCTCAACGATGGCGACAGAGCAGTCCGCATGAACGAAACGCTGGTGGTGGACGATACTGATGCTTATATCCAGGCCGGGCTTCAGGGACTGGGGTTAATACGGGTTGCCAGTTATCTGGTCGAGCCATATTTGCAGCGTGGGGAGCTGGTTTTGTGCATGGATAATTATGTTTTTGATTTACCCCTATATTTGGTTTATCCGCAAAATCGATATCTTCCTGCCTCAATACGCGCTTTTTATGACTGGAGCAAAGCCGTTTTAAACCAATCTGATGATGGTGAACGGATAGCGGATTAA
- a CDS encoding oxidoreductase yields the protein MVEQNVNTREKVLVLGAGQLGTAVLNSLIPAVMQKDGTVSVVVSPGSMDKQGQLLSESHQKLADAGAELIVIDVAESTAEALKDQLIKFDTVINCMGFVAGAGTQIKITRAVLDAGVRRYFPWQFGVDYDVVGKRSGQPVWDEQYDVRTLLREQNSTEWVIISTGMFTSFLFEPEFDVVNLAKKTIHALGGWETQVTVTSPEDIGRLTTAIYLHQPRITNEVVFVAGETTSYGKLAETVERVTKQTFSKQVYTLPALQEALRLNPDDTMVRYRVAFARGEGMWWPMSNTWNAKNNLTTQDIASWLKTAIKPDGVLR from the coding sequence ATGGTAGAGCAAAACGTAAATACCAGAGAAAAAGTATTGGTGCTGGGAGCGGGACAACTGGGTACTGCCGTATTGAACTCGCTGATCCCGGCTGTTATGCAAAAAGATGGCACAGTTAGCGTTGTCGTATCGCCTGGCTCCATGGATAAACAGGGCCAACTGCTTTCAGAAAGCCATCAAAAACTGGCCGATGCGGGAGCTGAACTCATCGTTATCGACGTAGCAGAAAGTACGGCCGAAGCGTTAAAAGACCAGCTTATTAAGTTTGATACCGTTATTAACTGCATGGGGTTTGTTGCAGGCGCGGGAACGCAGATAAAAATTACCCGTGCGGTTCTCGATGCAGGCGTTCGCCGCTATTTTCCATGGCAGTTCGGCGTGGATTATGACGTTGTCGGCAAAAGGAGTGGCCAGCCCGTATGGGACGAACAGTATGACGTCAGGACGTTACTGCGGGAACAAAACTCCACGGAATGGGTGATTATTTCGACCGGTATGTTTACCAGCTTTCTCTTCGAGCCAGAATTTGACGTGGTGAATTTAGCTAAAAAAACGATTCATGCTCTTGGGGGATGGGAAACACAGGTCACGGTTACATCTCCTGAAGATATAGGCCGACTGACCACCGCTATTTATTTACATCAGCCGCGTATAACGAACGAAGTGGTTTTTGTCGCAGGTGAAACAACTTCTTATGGGAAACTGGCGGAAACCGTAGAGCGGGTGACAAAACAGACTTTTTCGAAACAGGTTTATACTCTGCCCGCGCTACAGGAGGCTCTTCGTTTAAACCCTGACGACACGATGGTTCGTTATCGCGTAGCCTTCGCCCGGGGTGAAGGTATGTGGTGGCCGATGAGTAATACATGGAATGCAAAGAATAATCTGACTACCCAGGATATTGCATCCTGGCTCAAAACGGCCATAAAACCGGACGGGGTATTACGATGA